The proteins below are encoded in one region of Sulfuricella sp.:
- a CDS encoding thioredoxin domain-containing protein, whose translation MSHNLSLIIDVDLHDFEQRVIEASKTLPVLVDFWADWCPPCLALSPVLDRVVKAYAGKFTLAKVEVDEGDNMKLAGRYGLRGFPTVLMFVNGVEVGRFASAKPEHWVREFIEQHC comes from the coding sequence ATGAGCCATAACCTTTCCCTGATTATTGATGTCGACCTCCACGACTTCGAACAACGTGTGATTGAAGCCTCAAAAACACTGCCTGTGCTGGTGGATTTCTGGGCCGACTGGTGCCCGCCCTGCCTGGCGCTTTCGCCGGTGCTGGACCGCGTGGTAAAGGCCTATGCGGGAAAATTCACGCTCGCCAAGGTGGAAGTTGATGAAGGTGACAACATGAAACTTGCGGGCCGTTATGGCTTGCGCGGCTTTCCCACCGTGCTGATGTTCGTCAATGGCGTGGAAGTGGGCCGCTTCGCCAGTGCAAAGCCCGAGCACTGGGTGCGCGAATTCATTGAGCAGCACTGCTAG